In Euphorbia lathyris chromosome 2, ddEupLath1.1, whole genome shotgun sequence, the sequence TAGACAGCCTCCCAAGTAATTAATAAAATACTATACCCCCATGCAAAACCCCATGCAACCAGCAACCCATCCAACACTTCATCTCCTAGATTTCACCCTCCTGCCAGTACCAACCCTGAACCTTTAACACACAAACTGGAACTCAAAGCCAAGGCAAGGGGTGCAAACAAGCAAGGAGGCTAAAAGCACCACTGCAACTACCAATGGTAGTAAGAATACAGAGACAAACATGGGTGGGAAACGAAAGAAAGATACCCCAGAGGAACTTCTGGACAACCAGGCACCTGGAGAACCTTTGCCCAAGAAAGCATGTGGAGGGATTGATGACCGTAAGCCTGATGAGAAGGCAAAGGCTGGCTCCCAGCCCTACCATAAGCCGTGAAAATCCTCATTTGGAATGTTCATGGGATGGGAAACTTCCGAACATTCCAAACTTTAACTCACTTGGTGAGCCAATACTGCCCGAACCTAGTCTTTCTCATTGAAACAAGACTAGGTCAACATGAGATTACTAGTGTACGAAGAAAGTTTCAAGGCTGCAATGTTTTTGGGGTGGAGTCTGTCAGAAGATTAGGAGGCCTTATCCTACTCTGGGATAAGGCTTCTAATTTTGAAATTCTTGGTTACTCGGATCACTGTGTGCATTTCGGCATGAAAGATGATAAAATGGGAGCTCATATGGAGGGGGACTGGAATATATGGATGGCCAGAATccagcaataaaatacgtacgTGGGCTATATTGAGAGACTTACATAAAAGGGAATCTCTACCATGGGTCTGCTTTGGAGACTTCAATGAAATTCTTTACtgttttgaaaaacaaagtGGACGTGAGCCTGCTGATCGTATGCTCCAATCACTTCGATCTTGCCTTAGCGATTGTGAGTTGTTTGATATAGGCTACAAAGGTGCTAAATTCACAAGGACAAATGGTCAAAAAGGTGATGCCAATATCCAAAAAATACTGGATCGAGTTGTTAGGTCCGTTGAGTGGGACGTTATGTTTCTGCACTCATTGGTGCATCATCTTGCAAGGTTAAGCTCTAATCACTCACCAATACTATTAGACTTTGATCGAGTCCGCACAACTAGATTACGACCATTCCGAATCGAATCATTCTAGGTCAGGGAAGGAAAATGTAAAGAGGTAATTGAAACAACATGGAGGCAAATGGACTAACCACTAATTCCTGTGTAGTAAAAAAGATTACTGAGTGTGCTTAGAACCTTAGGAGATGGAACCATGAATCAAATGGGAACATTGGGCAGAGGATCTGAAAGTGCAACGACTGAATTGCCTCTCTTCAGTGTATATAAGGAAACACTAGGGTGGATCAAGAGATTGCCTCCCTCTCAAGCAACTTGTTGGCGCTACAGGAGAAAAACAAGGCGATGTGGCAGCAGAGATCCCAGGCACTATGGCTAACCGAAGGAGATAAAAATACCAAGTTTTTCCATGCCAAAACTAGTGCGAGAAGAAAATCTAACAGTCTCACCAGAATTAAAAATGACAATGGAGAGTGGTGTGAGACCGATGAAGAAATAACTAATACAGTGATAGCATATTATACGGATCTCTTTACTTCATCTAACCCGGAGTGATCAAACAGAGTCATGGAGGTAATAGAAGCTCGTCTCAACCCTACGCAACAAGATGACTTGTGCCAGCCCTATTCCCTGGAAGAAGTTAAAATAGCACTTGATCAAATGCAACCACTGAAAGCTCCAGGTCCCGATGGCATGCCGGTattattttttactacgttCTGGGATATTGTTGGGGAGGAGGTCACTGCAATGGTCCTTAACATTCTCAAAGGTAATGAATTTCCTCAGAATCTCAACCAAACCTTGATTACTCTAATCCCCAAAGTTCATACCCTGGGTACCATGAAGGATCTTCGACCTATTAGCTTATGCAATGTGATATACAGGTTAGTCTCGAAAGTAATTGCAAATCGAATTAAACCAGTCTTAGACACCATCATTCATCAGACTTAGTCTGCTTTTGTGCCAGGGAGACTCATCACAGATAATGCCCTTATAGCATTCGAAATGTTCCATTCCATAAAACATAAGTTTAGAGGGCGGCAAGGATACTGTGCACTAAAACTCGACATGAGCAAAGACTATGATAGAACATAATGATATTTTCTTGAGAATACTATGAGAATTATGGGGTTCCCAGAGAACGTCCTGAAACTGATCCACACGTGTCTATATTCAGTCTCCTTCTCTTTCCTTATAAATGGGGTACCCAAAGGCCATTTAAAGCCGAGAAGGAGTCTTTGTTAGGGAGACCTGATTTCAccctatttgtttttaatttgtgCGGAAGGGTTATCAGTATTGATTAGGAAAGCTGAAATAGATAGTGTCTTACATGGGATTAAAGTTAGTTCTCAATGCCCAATGGTCTCCCACTTATTGTTTGCAGATGATTCCCTTTGTGTTTTTTAGGGCCGAGTACATTGAGTGTCGAGTTATGAAGGAAATTCTGAGCATCTATGAGAAAGCCTCTGGACATATGGTCAATTACGATAAATCAGAAATTAGCTTCAGCTCCAACCTGAGTTTGCAACAGAAGCAAATGGTCCTGGATTGTCTTATGGTTAAAGAGGTTGCAACACTCCCTAAGTACCTGGGTATGCCTACTGTTATAGCCAAATCCAAAAAGGCAATATTCAACTTCCTTAGAGATATAATACAAAAGAGAGTGGGTGGATGGAATGAGCGGTGCCTATTCCGTGCGGGCAAAGAAGTTCTGATAAAAGCAGTTATTCAAGCTATCCCACAGTACCTGATGAGTTGCTTTCTTCTCCCAAAGATGCTTTGTGACGAACTACATGGCCTTATAGCAGACCTTTGGTGGGGAAAACAGAAAGGGAAGAAACAGATACATTGGCTAAAATGGATTAAAATGTGTGCACCTAAAGAAGAAGGAGGCATTGGCTTCCGTCATTTGTTCTATGCTAATCAAGCTCTTCTAGTCAAACAAGTCTGGTGAATCATCAGTAAACCTGATTCTCTCTGCTCAAGAATCTTCAATGCCAAATATTTAGGACACCATTCCATCTTCGACGTCTCAGGCAAAGGAACTGACAGTTACATCTGGCGTAGTCTATTAATTGTTCGTACAATCCTATCGGAAAGCGGCATTTGGCATGTAGGCATCAGAGATCATATCAAAATCATGTCATCTCGATGGGTCCCAAGGCTTCCATGCCTACGACCTCTCCACCTCAATCTTCCAACACCGACATAATTTGTCAATTGCCTTATTATTGAGAATGATGGATGACAATGGAATGAACTGTTGGTACGGAGTTGTTGTACCCAAGAGGATGCCACAAGAATCGTACAAATTCCCCTCTCAAGGCCACCTAATAACCTCTTCTGGCAGGAAATAAGGAATGGCGAATATGAAGTAAAAATTGGATACCGCACGACCCTTACAATCAACAAAACCCTTTATGCATCTGCCTCTTCCTCCCAAGGAAACAACCCTATTTGGAATAAATTATGGAAATTAAACCTGGCTCCCAAAATACTCCAGTTCCTATGGGGGGTGTGCAAAAACTCTTTACCCTCTATTGAGAACCTCTTTAAACGCAAAGCTGTGGCGGGTAACCGGTGTCTATTTTGTGGAACAAATGATGGATCCCTTTTGCATATCTTCAGAAATTGCAGTGAAAGGAGGAGAATGCGGAAATTAGTGGTTGTTGGAATGAAGGTCTACAAGATTAAGGCTCACAATAACATTGAATGGATTACGATGGCACGCAAAGGAATGTCACAAAATGAATTTCGCACCTTCTGTGGTTGTTTATGGATGATATGGTTTGACCACAACCGCAGACTCCATGGTGAGCAAGGCCTATCTGAGCAAGCTTTCTTCAACAGATTGAATAACGCTGCTCGCTTTCCGGATCGACAAATCCAATTTCAACGGAGCTGTCAAGTCCCTGCAGCAGCAACTAAATGGACTCCCCCACCTCCTGATTTCATAAAACTCAACTATGATGCAGCTTCCCCTCTCCAAGTGAAGACGTGGTGGCTGGATTTGTAACCCATAACTGCACAGACCAAGTCACGATGTGCGGAGCAGAAAAACGTCCATCTCGACCCCTCGTCACTAAATAACCCATAactaaatttaaaattctcaccCGAAGACGACCCTGCTGCAGCAGAAAAACGTCCGTCTCGACCCGTCACTGTCCCAGGAGGTACTGGGACAGAATCAGCACTCTGAGGAGgcatagagtcatctctgtcTATCTCCATAGCATCTGCCACCTCTTGACGTCCAACACGCTCATCGTGTGTAGTTTGTGCCCTCCGGGCGTCCTCCATCAATCTTTACTCCGTCCGCAGCCTCCGGGCAGAGGTAGTAACAACACGTGAGGATGTATGCATTGTCCAGAACGCGCCTCATCAATATCATCCTGTAAAAAAATGcaagtaaataaaatatttttcatttattataCTCAATTTCtcgttttttcggtttttttacTATTTCAGACTTGCCAACGGGCGGtccgaataaattttttttgacaaaaattgaaaaacgaCCCGTTTTTGGCATGAATGGATGCCATGTCTATTTGGCCCTGCGGCCAAACGGATGTGTCATTCGTTTGGCCGTATGGCCAAACGTGTGGCGCCCCCGTTCCACCTTATGGTGGAACGGGTACTCCACCACGTTCCACCATTAGATGGAACGGGTATCGAGCccgttccaccttacggtggaacgCATGGCACGACCGTTGCCACCATGGGCGGAACGGGCAGTTCATGCGTTCCGCCCATGGTGGCAACATCATGGCGCACCCGTTTAGCACGAAAAAACGAGTTCCGCCTCCGATTTCGGAGGCGGAACTCGTGATTTCGttcaatttttgaaaaaaaaacttaccgGAACCTTCATCAAGCCTTTTCTCATTCCTTGCTTTGGTGTCATGTCGTTTTAGGTCGTGTTTTTTGAAAATCTTAAAAAACTGGAGAGgatttgagaggttttgaatttttagtttgaaattgtgaggagggcataaatgtcaaaaggagGCGATGAAAAGTAAATTAGAGGCGATAAATAAAGATatgattcttcaaaaaaaaaaaagatatgattaataataaatttggtaaaaaagaaagggttaattataaataaccaTTTTATGGTTTTACTGATTTGCAGACCAGTACTTGTGgtgttttttttacaaacgcaATTCTAtattttgcaaaattttgcatttgagttcattttgtcagaatttgATCGATAACGACCTCGagatgaaaattttcaagaattgaatgatattttaagcaactttaatttttcaactttttaggtttgaggtgaATATGGTTCCAAagtaaatatgatattaaacaactttaatttttgaaaattttcattttaaagttgttatttgtcaaatttaacaaagtagaaaaatatataaaaaatttcaaacacaaaagtgtttgcaaaaaaatacTACAGATACCGATTtacaaatcggtcaaaccaaATGGTAGTTAtttaattaagggtaaatttcaaataaaacccctgtggtttcactaattttcagataaaggactgtggtttactttttgtcaaaacgaggactgaggttttcaactttagcaaaataaggaccttttcgattgatactattaaaatcaccattgacgacttcaaaaatgacatattttaagaactactaatattctaagcaactttaattcttcaacttttttattttgagattatttagatgatatttggtaaagagagagaaagttaatgtttagagagagaaagttccaaaaaagatgattttctaaaatcgaaaatgtagttccatagaaaatatgacatcgaacaactttaattcttgaaaattttcattttcaggtcgttaaagatagttttaatagcattattaaagtgtgaaacctcaatcatcgtttcgacaaaaagtaaaccaaagttctttatctgaaaattagtgaaaccacatgggttttatttaaaatttaccctttaattaatcaaaaacaaCAAAACTATCATGTAAGGACATAAAGAGTAATTTGGCTAGACAACTTGCCCTTTGTCGGTAGATAGGCCGGGTTTCAAAcccaacttatttaaaattACAAAGGCCTAATGCATACCTAGCCCCTTAAAGTTGtccgttttgttcatttaaccccctcatcttacgggacaaccctttaaccctctaaactccataaaaatggtatttctcacccccttaacttgtccaaatttgtcattttaccccttctcaactcatcgaatatcatatttaccccattaactccataaaagtggtatttctcaccacttatgatcctatttaccctcttaatttcataaaaatggtatttcttatcactttatagtagtaaaaaaaagttgaatggagaaagaacgaataaaaaatacaaataacaagaatattaatataaacaagttaaatacattatatgtagggataatgtaccgaaatgggcctatgatttttggggaagtatcaatttaggttccacttttatggaaaacataaatataggtttaacgtttaaaaaaagttatcaatttaggcttcgataacggattgtaaggggtgaaaaataccacttttatggagttaagagggtaaatagaacattttaTGAGttgggggataaatggacaagttaatggggtgagaaataccatttttatggagtttagggggttaaagggttgtcccgtaaggtgaaggggttaaatgaacaaaacggacaactttagggAGCTGAGTATGCATTGGGCCAATTACAAAACATGGCGATTTAAAGGAATATTCCACGTTGTAAATTAAAATGAAGGGATGGGGACCACCTATTTGATTCCAACAAACAGCCATGCAGAGAAACGGAATATCTCCCACAGCGAAGAAGCATCTTCCTTCCATTTTCCAAACATTAAAATATAACCTTATCCAAAATTGTCTCTCTCTTCACACATTTTACTACAATACAATACAACCGCCCATCCATAAAACTAACtttcttttttttggtttttttttttgcaaacaatTATATAATCAAAGGTAAGATATTAAAGTAGgtctatgattttttttaagcaGAAAATCAATATATTTAGGAATCACAATGGATGGGGTATCTGCGGATAGTATCAATCTCAAACTCttatccgtttattttttaattacccgtacccgtcccattactcTAACGGATatctttttgcatcccatatcCTTCTCATTTAATTCGTGGGTACctacgggtacccttacccgttaaaaattaataaataaaataaaaaatattacaaatttaataaagtataaatttaataaattattcatcaaaaaattgaacaaattgaaccttatcaataagaataagtagtttagtggtatcactcaatggtaGAAAAACAAAAGATTGAGGTTTAAGAtatcacatcttacatctaaaaaacaataatttttttaaatatataaaagaattatgacgggtaccgggtaccctcggggtattcccatacccgtcccattaccctaacaggtaatgattttgatcccatacccttttatacagggtaccggtagtcccattaggatcgagtagtgccgggtacccgcgggtatactacccgttgccatctcTAAATATATTAAACAGAACCAAGGTCCTTACATAAAACAGAAACAAGAAAACTAGGAActtctaaaaattgaaaaaaattagcATAAGAATGAACATTACGGGCCAATAAATAAGTAGGTCTATGATTTTTGGGAAGTGTCAATCTATTatcaatataaatttaatatttaaaaatgtatcaatttaaatATCGATAATGGAATGTGATATATCATTTACATTACTTCGTTAAGTTCTATTAATTGTATGTGAGAGAAATAAGAACTTAACAAAGTCATATAAATGACGTGTCACGTTTCATTAtcaaagtctaaattgataattttttcaaaatattaaatttatattaatacGTGAATTAATATCTTATTCCAATAATTATTAgacaaaagttaataaaaacaataagtacAATCACATGTATTTTGTGTTTATGCAAACAAAATATCCCTTTTTAAATGATTAATATCTTTTGATTTATGTTGTTAGTAAAGCAATTtcttataataaaattaaaaatttatgtaaTTTCGTACTttcataaaatgaaattaatttataatttcatatAATTTATGCTATGTTTGATATAAAATTAGTAGAGTTTAGTATTTTTCTTTGACAGAACCAATTTCTATTTCATGGATAAAAAAATATCACAATAATAAAAGCTGTAAAAGaaaaacttcaaaaaaaaaaaaaatttataaatcacATACTTCTCGTATAGTTATAttcttataaaaataaattcaatcTAATATGATCTTTTGGATAATCGAATTGGAATCATTTCTATTACAAATATGTAGATCTAGTCATATACGGAAAAAATGAAACGTTTTCACTTTCGTGAtatgatatatattttttttaaaagttataaGAAATGTAAAATCAAATAAGATAAACACTAAAATTAGCATTAAGCCCTCTTTTTTGGATGGCTACTTTTACAAAgggataaaattaaaatttaaccaTAATATTTTAAGAGAAATGTATATTTAGTTTTAATGTATGAAATTTtgtaaatttaaccttaacgtttccaagcaagatcaattttagccctaCATTATCAAAAATTAGAAAGATCTGGTTTGATTGATTCTTAACATTCACTCCAGAcattccaaatatcaattatgtctaagatatttagagTTCGTTTATTTTAACTAATGGTTGCTGTTGGAAAatgctgtttttccaaaaagcagagattctatattttttgtaaaatactacttttcaggtgtaaataGCAAATACGAGCtctctaaccaaacacttaaaactctcaattttaaagtgaaaatgcaaagaAGAACATGAAAATGAGTAACCAAACACCCCAttagtgtattactaacaaaattataaaaattctgttaaaatgctaaaaactaaatctgtctcgtataagttaatcacaattttttttgtcaaactgtgTAAAATATTTACAGTATTATTGATATAGTTaaaaaaaccaataaaaaatgcacgaaactgtttcaatttatcgataaacttggccatttaataacaataaaactagctttttcaaatttaaaattGATCTAGTTTGAAAATATTAGGATCATACGTTAGGATAAATTTGCACTTAACTTCAAAGTTAAATTAAATTTGTcactttatctattttataaaatacttAAGGATTAAGGCATTAACAGAAAACTGGTATCCGGGTAAAACCAAAACCAATTTTCTTATCCAAAACTCCCAACTGTAAACTTCTTCTGCAGTTACATTGCTGCTTAGGTCATGCTATCGTAATTTTCCGCCACCACCCACCCCTTTTCCTCCTCTTTCGcttttatttctctctctacaatcCACATTTTCCCTCTCTCTTCAATTTTCTCTGATCTGAGCCACGACGCAATCCCACTGTTCGAAATCTACCCATGTAGAGCTGCAATTTCTCGATTAATATCAAGAATAAAGCTCTATTTGGAAATGGATGACACATTCTTCGATCTCATCGACTTTTGGAAGAAACCTTCGATTACCGAAACATTCGTCGACATTTTGCTTTGTGCAGTACCTATATGGCTTGCCGTCATGATCGGTCTCGTGATCGGCTGGTCTTGGCGGCCCAGGTGGACTGGCTTGGTTTTTCTTGGCCTCCGGAGTAAGTTCAGGTTTTTGTGGACTGCGCCTCCAGGATTTGGCGCTCGTCGCCTTTGGTTGGCTTTTACAGCTCTTTCGGCTTTCTCACTTTGCCGTACTATTTGGTCCAATTTCAAGGGTAAGAATGGAAAATCAGCAACGACGGCAGCTTCTCCGCCTTCTACGCCCGCGGTATCGCCGACAAACTTGGGGGAGGAAGACAGTGATTCAATTAGGTGAGTTTTGTTACGCTTGCGCTTCACacatatttaaataaaattaggTGCTATATGACTTATCTTTCATTTGCGAATACCCCCCGGTTTGCAGTATCTGAGATTGTGAATGCGGTTCTTGAAGTATTTTGTGAGAGGAAGTTCATTGTTGAACTTCAGTGGTTCTTCTAATTATTAAGATTAGGGAAACAAAACATTTCAGTATCCGTGGCGCTAAATATCTGTGTATATttcttttcaaaatttcaatagaTGTGGTAAAGTATTCTCCTAGATTTGTGTTATTGATGTTATGCTATTTGATTCGCTGTGCCAAGAAGTCTAGTCTacttatttgttataattacgTAGCTTTCCTGTTTGTGACCAATGTGGTTTCTAGCAACACGTAATTGCTAATTTGGGAGCTTGAAGATACTTATACTTTGATATAGGTCTTTTGGAGTATAGCGGGCACTATGATGAAACTCTTTGTTTTAATCCTTCAAGTACTAGAAGCATGGACACTATCTATATTATCTAATAGATTTGTTGAAGATTTAATCTTATGGGTAGTGTCTTATCATCTGAAGTTAATCGTTGGTCTACTAATTCCTGTACACATTTGAAGCGGTGGGCATGCTTTAGTGGCAGTTACATATATATTCAGAGTGGTAAGCTTGTTTTTTTGGGCAACGGTTTCCTGGTGCAGTTTTATGCTCCATGGATAATTTGCAGTATTTAATTTGTAAACGGTTAGATCTGTAGCCTGTAGGGATCACAAAGGGAAAATTCAGGTAACAATACCTCTAGGAGGAGAGCCTAATATAAGTCTACTTAAAATTTCCGTCTTGTATATAGAAAACTACAATTTTTTGGCAAAGGATTAAGCCGGAAAAGCAGCTAAGAAGTCTTTTTGTTTGCTATCTTAAACTTCTCGATTCTTTGAGTCTTTCTCTTTGTTGTCATTTGAGGTGCTGATGTGTTCGTTTTGGATTACCATGTGAAATTTGGGGAAATTTGACTCTTCCTCCACACTTATTTATTGACTTCTTTGATTATGCACTTATTTTCTTGGAAGTTGTACTTTGTAccgtattattattattattggatTAGTGTGGACAGCCTGTTTTATGATACCCACTATTATGCAGCTCTGGTGAAATACAGGAGGGGGAAGGCCCTGTCACAGAAAATGATTTGGAACATCTATTGCATCTTCTTGAAGGGAAGGATGGACATATGGAATGGCAATCTATGATGGAAAGATCCACCTCAAATATGGGATACCAAGCTTGGCGCCATGAGCCTCAGGTAGATTCTCAACCTTAGCAGTGGAAAATTCTTTCCAGCACTATTAAGCTAGAATCTAACTATACACTTTTCACTCCTCACCCATAGAGATAGATCAtagatgcatatatatatatatatatagagagagagagagagggacaGAAAACACTCCATCCTTTCAAATCTATATTTATGTTTTCTTGCTGATCATACATTGTATCCATTTAATATGTCACCGTTTGTTCTCTTTAGTGGAAAATTCTTAAGTTAATAGTCTATTATGGTTTTTTTAAATTGTTATTATGACCTGCAATTGCTTGTTGTAGCACCTTGTAAATATTGTAACTCCTTGTCATTTTTCTGGGTGTTGATAAAACTGCTGTTTGTGTTATTTTTGTTCATGTGTTTCTCATGCCACAAGCTGTTAAGCTTTCAGAAGCCTGATGATTAATGTAGGATGGCCACTTCCTACCATTCTTTAATAACTCTCTGATGTAGTATGTTATTTTTACCAGTGATCAGCTACCTTGTTTGTGTAGTTATATTCATATTTGGTGGCTGTTTCTGTAATCTGTGGTGGTGTTAGTGATACAATTGGTATTTGTTGGTGATTTTGCTTATCAGACACGTCCAACTATATTCCGTAGTAGAACTGTCTTTGAGGATGCAACTCCTGAGCTGGTTAGAGATTTTTTCTGGGATGATGAATTTCGAATGAAATGGGATCCAATGCTTGCGCACTTCAAAATATTAGAGGAGTCTCCTCATACAGGAAGTTCGATTGTTCACTGGATAAAAAAGGTTAGTCGAATGGAAATGTAATGATTTCATGGTTTCTTAATGCTCTGTTTTTTGTTCTATAGCATTTATTATCAAATGACAAGAAGTTTGTTCCTCCAATTTGCAGTTCCCATTTTTTTGCAGTGACCGAGAATATATCATTGGTCGTAGAATATGGGAGGCTGGGAAGACTTATTATTGTGTGACAAAGGTACTGGTTCATTTCAATGTTGATGTTTTACTGTTTGATCCTTTCCATCCTTTTTGTTCAAGTAAAGGACCTCCAGTCCTTAGATAACCTTGTTTATAATAGAAGAGTTCTTTTGGTTGGATTCTAGATTCTAGATTCTAATGATAATGTAAGAGGAGactgataaatataaaaaatataatgctTTTATGTATTTACTTTGTTTAATTCAGTCAATCTGTAACTGGACTACAATTTTTAGATTTATGAGCTTCAGGATTTCCTttctaatcattttttttaaatactggAATCAAATATCACATTATTATAGTATAATATATCTAGAAATTTTTGTGTAATGATTAGAATTTAGAGCTGATTCGCAACATTGCAACATTTTCAGGTGGTGCCATATCCAGGCCTTCCCAAGCGTGACAAACCAAGGCGTGTGGAACTTTATTTCTCAAGTTGGGTTATCCGGCCTGGTAAGCATTGTTAAGCATCAAGTTGCATAATCTTGGACACATCTTTATGGCATCTTCTTTCATTGACAAAGCAAATGTGTTTCTTTGTTGGCCTAATATTCATCAACGAATGCAGTGGAATCTCGCAAAGGAGATGGACAGATGTCTGCATGTGAGGTTACCCTTTTACATTACGAGGATATGGGAATCCCCAAAGATGTGGCTAAATTGGGTGTACGTCACGGTATGTGGGGAACAGTCAAGAAACTGCATTCAGGGCTGAGAGCATATCAGAATGCTAGAAAAGCAGAGTCTCCACTGTCTAGAAGTGCACTGTTGGCAAGAATAACAACAAAAATTTCTTTTGATGAA encodes:
- the LOC136219608 gene encoding uncharacterized protein, whose product is MDDTFFDLIDFWKKPSITETFVDILLCAVPIWLAVMIGLVIGWSWRPRWTGLVFLGLRSKFRFLWTAPPGFGARRLWLAFTALSAFSLCRTIWSNFKGKNGKSATTAASPPSTPAVSPTNLGEEDSDSISSGEIQEGEGPVTENDLEHLLHLLEGKDGHMEWQSMMERSTSNMGYQAWRHEPQTRPTIFRSRTVFEDATPELVRDFFWDDEFRMKWDPMLAHFKILEESPHTGSSIVHWIKKFPFFCSDREYIIGRRIWEAGKTYYCVTKVVPYPGLPKRDKPRRVELYFSSWVIRPVESRKGDGQMSACEVTLLHYEDMGIPKDVAKLGVRHGMWGTVKKLHSGLRAYQNARKAESPLSRSALLARITTKISFDESAEFSESEPVSEEEDREQVVDIERHKDLGVDWKWIIIGGSVALLCGLHSGTIGKGLLLGAGQRIARR